The genomic region TGCTGACATGTCCATGTCCCATTGTGGACATGGACATGTCCCATTGCTGACATGGACATGTCCCTGACATGGACATGTCCCATTTCTTACCAGATGAAATCACTGTCCTGatgtcctgtcctcttcctcaggcCACAGGGCCGTATATGTAGGTGTCCACGTCCCTCTTGGACGGGAAAGCAGGCGGCGGCATCGCCACCGAGGCCACCGGCAccacagaaaaagaaaggagaggagctCAGACGAGGGGAAGGACGATGGCAGGGAATCCCCCACCTACGGTGGGGACGGCTCTGATGTCCACATGTCTGATAGCCAGTCTGAGAGTGTTTACTTGCACTTGTTCACGTGCACGTCTGGTGATACGCGGAGAGATTTTACACGTGCACATTTGTCTGAATGCCGTACTTTAAACTTCacagcagcaaaagcaaatATAGATTTTAAAGTCAGATCAGATAAAATGATTGGGTGCATTGTGGGTTTAATAGTATCCATTATTTTACCTCACTTGTTGATTGGCTCCCTCATAGACACGCCATCCCAGAGAGTCCAGTTCATCCTGGGCACTGAGGACGATGACCTTGAGCATGTGCCCCACGACCTCTTCACGGAGCTGGACGAGCTGTCCTTTAGAGACGGCAGGGCCACCGAGTGGAGAGAGACGGCCAGGTCAGGGGGCAACCAAGAGTCAAACCACCTCGAACGTTCTAGAATGTCCACGTTCCTGTGACTTCACCTGAATCAGATTTGATATCCTTCAGATTCTCTTCAATGCTTAAATGGGCTCATTTAGCAGCTGCTACCTGCTGTCATGATTACTTCTTAATAAATCAAACTATCTGCTTTTGCTAACAGATGGCTCAAGTTTGAAGAGGATGTAGAAGATGGTGGCGAGAGGTGGAGTAAACCCTACGTGGCCACCTTGTCGCTGCACAGTTTGTTTGAGCTGCGTAGCTGCATTCTTAACGGCACCGTGATGCTGGACATGAGGGTCAGCAGCATCGAGGAGATCGCCGGTGCGTTCTGGGGGATCCACTGATGTTATTCGTGTTCCTCGATGTGTTATTCGTGTTCCTCGATGTGTTATTCGTGTTCCTCGATGTGTTATTCGTGTTCCTCGATGTGTTATTCGTGTTCCTCGATGTGTTATTCGTGTTCCTCGACGTGTTATTCGTGTTCCTCGATGTGTTATTCGTGTTCCTCGACGTGTTATTCGTGTTCCTCGATGTGTTATTCGTGTTCCTCGATGTGTTATTCGTGTTCCTCGATGTGTTATCCGTGTTCCTCGACGTGTTATTTGTGTTCCTGCTGGTGACCCTTCCGTCGTCCCACCCAGACATGGTGATAGACAACATGGTGGCCTCGGGGCAGCTGGACGAGGACCTGCGTGCCAAGGTTCGGGAGGCCATGCTGAAGAAACACCATCACCAGAATGAGCGAAAGCTCAGCAATCGCATCCCTTTGGTGCGATCCATTGCTGACATAGGCAAGAAACATTCTGACCCACTCTTGCTTGAAAGAAACGGTGAGATCCTGTGCACtcgcatttctttttcttccataTTTTCCATTGTTGGGGCGACGTTCCTAAAAATCCCACTGTTCAAATCCCCACAATGCCGGCGTAGAAGGTGGATGGTAAAAGTGAGTAAAGTGGAAAAAGCCTCTACTCTTTGAAAATGCTCCTGTCCCCCTGGAGAAACAGAAATCTGGGTGCTAGTGACCGTGCTAACCTGGCTTGGCCTTTGAACCTGTCCTTTAACGCCATCGTGTGTGTCAGAGGTACAAAGTTGCTTCATAAGTAGCCGGCGTTTTGGCTGGTTCCTGACCGGGCATGTGCACGGCGACGTGCGTGCTGCTGCGCTAGCCTGGGGTTTAAGAATGAAAGTGACATGTGACCACTCGTGCTTGTCTTTTTGCACTTTAATGGAATCAAACCTGGAAAACAAACCTAAAAGACGCTGTAAGAGTTTTATGGTGGGATGTTCTGTGTCTAGTGAGTATTTGCTGGGGTGTATCTGTATTGTTTGGTGCAGCACATCTGCCTAGCGTGCACATTTATGCTAACTCATGCTCGTTGCATGTCGGTCCCTTCGGACCTGCTCTATGGGAGAGGTTTGTTTGATGTTGGATGAGGTTTGATACCCGGCCCTTGTGGACCCTCCTACATGCCTCACTGAGTCATTCTTAGTCACTTttgcacacgtgcgcacacacacatgctaccTGCTCATTTTAGTGCAAGCAGAACTCTACGTTAACCTCTGCCACGCTTTTACTGCCGACCTGTTCAGGCTGCATCTCCTCTAGACGCCATCTCTGATGTACGCCTGCCTCATATGTTTACCCTCTCTGTTCCATCCCTTATTACTTTTCTTCCTCcgtctccttccttccttctcttctcctctcctctttatgCCTTTGTCTCCCATGTTAGGAGAGGGCCTGTCCTCCTCACGTCTCTCTCTCCACAAACCAGGGGCTACCTCCTCTGACTCCAACCTCCCCCAGAGACGAGAGTCCAGAGTCTCGGTCCTGCTGAACCATCTCCTGCCCTCTTCTTACTCCAACACTGGCCACTCCCCAGGCTCCTCGTTCCTCCCGACTCCTCAAAATAGCCCCGCTTCTGTCCGGTGTTCTTCTCAAAACCTGCCATGTACCCATGGCGCAGGTCCTGGCCCTCAAGGCATCCCGGAGGTTGTGGTATCGCCTCCCGAGGACGATGATCCACTGAcctccacagaagaagaggcagCAACACCTCAGCTAAATCGGCGCGCATCTTCGGCATCCCAAGGCCTGGAGATGCTGGCCTTAGAAGGCAAATATCTGTGTAGCCTGCCAGTGTGAGTCACGGCTTGAACAGAGAACATTAGCACCAGCAtgaccgctctgctctctgttAGCTCCCAACATTGCAGCCATCTCATCAATAACCCACAGCAAAGCTAAACTGCTGCAATGCTCCACCTTCTTTACCAACCAGGTTCTGGCACCAGTTTCTTCCACACCTCATAGTTATTaactccctcttcctccctctcttatTTACACCATTAACCTGGCTACCCCGTCCCTCCCACCTGCTGCATGTGCagttttccccctttctttccGTTTCCAGCTCATTCCGCAGCATCCCGGCCTTGCTTGGCCTTCCTCCTTCACACCTTTGAGCCTGTGGGTGCATGGCTGCCCTTTAAACTGTTTCTGTCCATTATTCTTTACTTTCATTGTTTTATGTGACGCTTTTCACACCTCCGCAACTTCAATCATTGGATTGTGCAGAAGGAACAGAAGGATTTAAAAAGCTCTGAAGTCAGTGGAGGCCCACCAACAGTAAAAGTCTGTGGCTGATCCCACGAGTGTGCTCCTTGATACCTGACAGGCAGCTCAGGAAATGTTTAGCTTTACTAGCATTTGGGATTCAGGATGCTGTTATTGCTAGTTCTGTTCAACAGCTCTGGACTACAGAAAACTAGCTCTTTTACCCAACAAATGTAAGCCGAGGACGGCTTCGTGCTACTCTGTGTTTCGTCATATTGGCACTTGCAGTGACTTTTTGTCCTCCCGACGCGGCCTTATCACTTTATTATTAGACTGCGCCTGTGTTGTCTCTTCTGGGAATAGCTCCATTTCAAAGGGAGGGCCACTGGAACCAGTGATCAGTTGGTGGAGGACTCTAATTGGCTGTGCTGGTCTTTTTATAGCAGATAAGCATCTGTAATTGTAGATCCTTGGAGgaaaaactatttttttccAAGAAGGGAAGCACTTATTAAGGAATGTGGCCTGAAACCTTCTCCAGTGTGTTTTGTTGATTCATGATCTGATCTGAAGTCTCTTTGATGACAGAGACAATAATCCTCATCCATCCAATATTTTAAACCTCCAAACCCTAAAAGGAgacttttcttattttaaattggtaattatttctattatttcaTCTCCACTTAAGTCACTCGTACCCTTATTAAACCTCATTAAACCACAAGGTGCTGACGTCCTAGGAAAGTGAGCGTCAGACACATCGGCCCAGCTGCCAGGATCCAAACTGAGCAGGACTGGAGCCAGAAGCATGAGGTCGACGGCTGGGAAGCAGCCAAATGTTCTGTAACCTGCTACAAGATGTGCGACCCTGTAGCGAGTCATACGTAAATGCTGTCACTTCCAGAAATGTGAACTCCAGCATGAGAAAAAGGCTTTTACATTTGGTTTGGATACCAGGACTGTCCTAAAAACGCTGTAGCCTCAGTTACTGCCTTAATGCTCAAGATTAAAAAATGGGTAAATCATTCATTCACCAGTTGCAGTGCTCAGACACGACTGGGACCCTCTCACATGCTTGCATGGTGTCCACCAGCTTTGTCCCTCTTGTGACTCCATCCTTTTGTCCTTCTAGGCTCACTGGTGTCTCCCAGTTCTGTCCCGATCAACCTGGATGGCAACAAGGGTGTGGAGAGGAGGCCTTCTAAAGCTGGGGTCAGTAGAGAAAGCAGCAGTGTCGACTTCAGCAAGGTAACATAACGTTAGCACGTAGCCTAGCAGCCGTCCGTCATGGTGGAGGGGACCAGGGCTTTGTCGCTGTCCTGTTTCTGCTCCCATCACATTACCTGCAAAGCCTTTTTCTTCTGGGCTTCAGAAACCGCTCCACCTGGAAATGATTAAGAGTTGCTCCACAAAATAAACATCTTGTGCAGTTATGCAACGGTGTTTAGCTTTGAGAATTCCTCCCTCTCATGAAGCATTGTCATCGCACTCGCAGCTCTTAAAGAAACAGCTCAGAGCTGGAACGCATCCTTTCCTCTAGCACCTTTAAAATGTGGCCACTAATTAGTCTTTTGTTCATTAGCACAGTATTCACACGCCGTGCTGCCATTCTGCTCAGAATCCTCTTTCCcgttgcatgtgtgtgcttaAACTGCTCCATCTTAGTTGTGCTTCTGGTTGCTACCAGGCTCTGCCTCATGGTGTAACTGTATCACTTTCAGGTGGACATGAATTTTATGAAAAAGATTCCTCCAGGGGCGGAAGCGTCCAATGTCCTGGTGGGTGAGGTGGACTTCCTGGAGAAGCCCATAATTGCCTTTGTGCGACTGTCCCCTGCAGTGCTGATTACAGGCCTCACCGAGGTTCCTGTGCCTACAAGGTAATTAATCTGTCTAACGTAACGAGATAATGTGATCTGCACGTTAACAGTTTATTAATTTCTGTAATTGCATTAAAGGAGCATGATTGATGTGTCAGCAGTCAGCTCTGCTACATTCTGTTTCCAAGAATGCGGCACAACAAAAGGCCAGTTTTCAGTGTGCGTTTTCCCTGTTCCAAGGtttcttttcttgcttttgGGTCCTCATGGGAAAGGACCCCAGTACCATGAGATCGGCAGATCAATGGCTACGCTAATGACAGATGAGGTGAGACGCAGATCTCACTTTGAAGATCTGTCACGTTTAGCTAGCGTGGACAGGCTGCATGCGTAGTGGACAGGAGTGTCCACAGCCAACCAGGTCACCTGGTAACAAATGTCCCGCTTTTCCCTAGATTTTCCACGATGTGGCGTACAAGGCCAAAGACCGAACCGATCTTCTCTCAGGGATAGATGAGTTTCTGGATCAGGTGACTGTCCTGCCTCCTGGCGAATGGGACCCCACAATTCGAATTGAGCCCCCCAAGAATGTCCCGTCTCAGGTTAGTGGCCAGATTTGTCTgggagaccacacacacacacacacacacacacacacttgtggttTAAAGAGATGAGAAAAATGCTTAAGACTGGATGTTTTTAGGCATTTTCATTACTTCCCCCATGTAGTTTAAACTTCACAGGAAAATGGTAAAAACACACCAACGGTTTGACACCAGAATAGATTCGaaatatgcttttttttaaatctttgacaAATTGATGTGCACTTCCTCCGTTTCCTGCACCTCCTGATGTGGCGTCGTCTGTCTGTTGGCGCTTTAATTCCAGAGATTAAATGTCTGTAGCTTGAAGGCCCACAGGTCTCTGTCACCATTTACACGATGCAAACAAGAGGAGACGAGTagagaagaaagcagaaaagtTGCTGCTACTGAATAAAGTTCTGTGTAAAAACTGTGTGTGgaacagatgaagaggaagagaccgTCGCAGCCCAACGGCACCGCGTCTCCCGCTGGAGAGCACGAAAAAGAAGAGGATCACCAGGCCGGCCCCGAGTTACAGAGGACTGGACGGTGAGTTagagcagaggctgcagcctcCATTGTGATGCTGGACACCTTCTGTCCTGCTCGGTTGCTGCCATCTAGGGCTAAATGACACGGTGGCGCTCACGCCGCTGCCACGCGGAGGAGAATGTGTTTACGGGAAACCTCATACAGATGCAGCACATGGAGCACATGTCTGCTGAAGGGCACTGTATTATTTACAGATTTGCTTCCCTGTTCAGCGCTACTATAAAAGGCTCAGCATACGAGCACTAATGAGGGCGCGTGTCCCCCCGTGGGGGAAGCTAACGAGGAAGAAGGAGCCAGCAGAGAGCAGGGTTTGCAGATGCCGACCATGGTTCTTCTAAAGGCGTGCAGCCGGGAGGTCCACCTCCAGCCCTGGATGGCTGCAGGCCACCAGGAAGACAGTTGACCCAGGAAAGGGGGGTCCTGGGtgggaagggggtcccagggGGTCTCAGATCAAATAATAAAGCAACAGCCTGTTTTTGAACCCTCACCTTAAACGTGCAGCAGCCATAAGGCTGAAGAATGACGGCACAAActgcaataaaaatgttcttgAAGTGGATTTAAGTGCTAAACCCCAGACTGGTGGTTGTATTGCATTTGCAGGATTTTTGGAGGTCTGGTCCTGGATGTCAAACGGAAGTTGCCCTTCTACTGGAGCGACATCAGGGACTCCCTCAGCCTGCAGTGTCTggcctccatcctcttcctctactGCGCCTGCATGTCTCCCGTCATCACCTTTGGAGGTCTGCTCGGAGAGGCCACAAAAGGCAACATAGTGAGTCTGACGCTCGCCACTTTACAGTCACCGCTGTTTCTTCTGGTCTCCATGGGAACGACATGCAACCCAGCACGGGGCCGTTTGGCTTGATCCCCTTTTTATTCATAGCTGCATCCGTCCCGTTTCATTGAGACGTTTAGTTTCAGCTCAATTGTGATTGACGGCTGCGCTTTGATTGGGCCAGACAGGTGTTTGGGTGGGAACTCAACACCGCGGCGCTGCCCGGTCACTGCTGCTCAGAATCTGTCACAAAAGAAGCGCGTCACCGTCTGGCACGTTCACCCGTTTATTTTTGTACTGTGGAGGAAACGGACACGATTGTTGTCTAATTTCTCACTCTCCAAGATGCAGTTATTTTTCAACTGTCTTGTGTTATAACTCTGCTGCTTCTATTTATTGCTCTTTTTTATTGCTTTCCTCTCATGTCCCGGTCCTTAACTGGGGACGGTCCTGCTGGGACCTGCTGAGTAAACTGAGTAGCACAGGCCCATAAAATGGCCGTATTTATTAGAAGTCAGCTGGCTGGAGGTTTGTTCCGCCCGGCGACGCGGTTCTGAAtgcctttttaattaaaacgcCACATCCTGGTggccctcccctcctccctctcgtGTGTCCTCAGAGTGCCATCGAGTCTCTGTTTGGAGCGTCGCTCACAGGAGTGGCGTACTCGCTCTTCGCAGGCCAACCCCTCACTATTCTGGGCAGCACAGGTCCTGTTTTAGTGTTTGAGAAGATCCTCTTCAAGTTCTGCAAGTATGTTTATGCTCGTGTAGCTTTGTCATCACATTCTAGATGGAGTGGAAATGCTAATGAGGAAGTGCTGTTCTCTCCCCGAGCCTTTAAGACCTGGAATAATTCCCTATTCCACGTCTTTCCCAGTGACTACAGCCTGTCCTACCTCTCCCTGAGAACCAGCATCGGCCTTTGGACCGCCTTCCTGTGTCTGGTTCTGGTGGCCACCGATGCTAGCTCCTTGGTCTGCTACATCACCCGTTTCACAGAAGAGGCCTTTGCTGCGCTCAtctgcatcatcttcatctaTGAGGCTCTGGAGAAGCTGTTTCACCTGGGAGAACATTACCCTGTCAACATGCACAACGAGCTGGACCGCCTCACTGTGTACTCGTGAGTACGAGGACGTAGTGAGCAGTAGTGAGCAGAATAGAAGCTCAGATCTTGTCCTGCATGCATGGGGGGGTTCCTGGAGGGTGGTTACTCACAAATGGCTGCTTCTGCTCATTACTTTCACATGTAGCGATGctaaaaacaacttttacagTGAATTAAGAGGAGAATTCATCAGACGATCCCAAATGTGTCCCGTCTCTTTAAACTGCCTTCTGTTGTTTTGCGTTGGGAAGTGCTGGAGATCTAGGAATGATTCCATAGCAATGATTCCATAGCAATGATTCCATAGGAATGATTCCATAGGAATGATTCCATAGGAATCATCGGACTCAGGAGCCTTTGTTCTGCTCCACAGGTGTCAGTGTTCTCCCCCAGCTAATGTCACAGATAAACTAGTGCAACGGTGGAACCAGTCAGGATTCACTCCGGATTCCATCCCCTGGAACAACCTCAGTGTCTCGGTGAGCTTTGGGGATCTCCTGTGATCTGTGGGATCCCCCTCACACGTGTGCTGTGCACTGACCTGATGCTCCCGTTTCTCTAGATGTGCTCCAAGCTTGAGGGGGAATTCCTGGGTCCTGCGTGTGGCCATCACGGGCCCTACATCCCAGATGTTCTCTTCTGGTCCATCATTCTCTTCTTCACCActttcttcttgtcctccttcCTTAAACAGTTCAAGACGGAGAGATACTTTCCCACCAAGGTGAGATGTTCTTCAGCTTCCTCACACATCTGGAATCAGTGCTGTTTTAATCACCATTAAGctcgttttcttttttctttacatttcatCAGAATCTTGAAGCATTGAGGTAGAAGAAGCATCCAAATGTTTCATCcaaattttattttc from Takifugu rubripes chromosome 12, fTakRub1.2, whole genome shotgun sequence harbors:
- the LOC101073075 gene encoding sodium-driven chloride bicarbonate exchanger isoform X4; amino-acid sequence: MDEPSEQMKPLLRTGLDEEALVDHGKSSFTTNTNYEKEDLESHRAVYVGVHVPLGRESRRRHRHRGHRHHRKRKERSSDEGKDDGRESPTYDTPSQRVQFILGTEDDDLEHVPHDLFTELDELSFRDGRATEWRETARWLKFEEDVEDGGERWSKPYVATLSLHSLFELRSCILNGTVMLDMRVSSIEEIADMVIDNMVASGQLDEDLRAKVREAMLKKHHHQNERKLSNRIPLVRSIADIGEGLSSSRLSLHKPGATSSDSNLPQRRESRVSVLLNHLLPSSYSNTGHSPGSSFLPTPQNSPASVRCSSQNLPCTHGAGPGPQGIPEVVVSPPEDDDPLTSTEEEAATPQLNRRASSASQGLEMLALEGSLVSPSSVPINLDGNKGVERRPSKAGVSRESSSVDFSKVDMNFMKKIPPGAEASNVLVGEVDFLEKPIIAFVRLSPAVLITGLTEVPVPTRFLFLLLGPHGKGPQYHEIGRSMATLMTDEIFHDVAYKAKDRTDLLSGIDEFLDQVTVLPPGEWDPTIRIEPPKNVPSQMKRKRPSQPNGTASPAGEHEKEEDHQAGPELQRTGRIFGGLVLDVKRKLPFYWSDIRDSLSLQCLASILFLYCACMSPVITFGGLLGEATKGNISAIESLFGASLTGVAYSLFAGQPLTILGSTGPVLVFEKILFKFCNDYSLSYLSLRTSIGLWTAFLCLVLVATDASSLVCYITRFTEEAFAALICIIFIYEALEKLFHLGEHYPVNMHNELDRLTVYSCQCSPPANVTDKLVQRWNQSGFTPDSIPWNNLSVSMCSKLEGEFLGPACGHHGPYIPDVLFWSIILFFTTFFLSSFLKQFKTERYFPTKVRSTISDFAVFITIMIMVLVDYLMGIPSPKLNVPDRFEPTSKNRGWLIDPLGSNPWWTLPMAALPALLCTILIFMDQQITAVIINRKEHKLKKGCGYHLDLLVVSVMLGICSIMGLPWFVAATVLSISHVNSLKVESGCSAPGEQPKFLGIREQRITGLMIFVLMGCSVFMTSALKFIPMPVLYGVFLYMGASSLKGIQFFDRIKLFGMPAKHQPDLIYLRYVPLWKVHIFTLVQLTCLVLLWVIKASAAAVVFPMMVLALVFVRKLLDLFFTKRELSWLDDLMPESKKKKEDDKKKKEREKLEEESRLLAEEELAMKVSFEGQNQLNIPVKTLSGSSDPMVVNISDEMAKTAVWKAVMSSADSCAPPVKHSGSQEKLSCVRVDVSPDTSGGIHGRDLPLKRGGASCPPPTSFHSTL
- the LOC101073075 gene encoding sodium bicarbonate cotransporter 3 isoform X6: MDEPSEQMKPLLRTGLDEEALVDHGKSSFTTNTNYEKEDLESHRAVYVGVHVPLGRESRRRHRHRGHRHHRKRKERSSDEGKDDGRESPTYDTPSQRVQFILGTEDDDLEHVPHDLFTELDELSFRDGRATEWRETARWLKFEEDVEDGGERWSKPYVATLSLHSLFELRSCILNGTVMLDMRVSSIEEIADMVIDNMVASGQLDEDLRAKVREAMLKKHHHQNERKLSNRIPLVRSIADIGKKHSDPLLLERNGEGLSSSRLSLHKPGATSSDSNLPQRRESRVSVLLNHLLPSSYSNTGHSPGSSFLPTPQNSPASVRCSSQNLPCTHGAGPGPQGIPEVVVSPPEDDDPLTSTEEEAATPQLNRRASSASQGLEMLALEGSLVSPSSVPINLDGNKGVERRPSKAGVSRESSSVDFSKVDMNFMKKIPPGAEASNVLVGEVDFLEKPIIAFVRLSPAVLITGLTEVPVPTRFLFLLLGPHGKGPQYHEIGRSMATLMTDEIFHDVAYKAKDRTDLLSGIDEFLDQVTVLPPGEWDPTIRIEPPKNVPSQMKRKRPSQPNGTASPAGEHEKEEDHQAGPELQRTGRIFGGLVLDVKRKLPFYWSDIRDSLSLQCLASILFLYCACMSPVITFGGLLGEATKGNISAIESLFGASLTGVAYSLFAGQPLTILGSTGPVLVFEKILFKFCNDYSLSYLSLRTSIGLWTAFLCLVLVATDASSLVCYITRFTEEAFAALICIIFIYEALEKLFHLGEHYPVNMHNELDRLTVYSCQCSPPANVTDKLVQRWNQSGFTPDSIPWNNLSVSMCSKLEGEFLGPACGHHGPYIPDVLFWSIILFFTTFFLSSFLKQFKTERYFPTKVRSTISDFAVFITIMIMVLVDYLMGIPSPKLNVPDRFEPTSKNRGWLIDPLGSNPWWTLPMAALPALLCTILIFMDQQITAVIINRKEHKLKKGCGYHLDLLVVSVMLGICSIMGLPWFVAATVLSISHVNSLKVESGCSAPGEQPKFLGIREQRITGLMIFVLMGCSVFMTSALKFIPMPVLYGVFLYMGASSLKGIQFFDRIKLFGMPAKHQPDLIYLRYVPLWKVHIFTLVQLTCLVLLWVIKASAAAVVFPMMVLALVFVRKLLDLFFTKRELSWLDDLMPESKKKKEDDKKKKEREKLEEESRLLAEEELAMKVSFEGQNQLNIPVKTLSGRSYRIGLVTSTSPVEDEPGEAELR
- the LOC101073075 gene encoding sodium bicarbonate cotransporter 3 isoform X3; its protein translation is MDEPSEQMKPLLRTGLDEEALVDHGKSSFTTNTNYEKEDLESHRAVYVGVHVPLGRESRRRHRHRGHRHHRKRKERSSDEGKDDGRESPTYDTPSQRVQFILGTEDDDLEHVPHDLFTELDELSFRDGRATEWRETARWLKFEEDVEDGGERWSKPYVATLSLHSLFELRSCILNGTVMLDMRVSSIEEIADMVIDNMVASGQLDEDLRAKVREAMLKKHHHQNERKLSNRIPLVRSIADIGKKHSDPLLLERNGEGLSSSRLSLHKPGATSSDSNLPQRRESRVSVLLNHLLPSSYSNTGHSPGSSFLPTPQNSPASVRCSSQNLPCTHGAGPGPQGIPEVVVSPPEDDDPLTSTEEEAATPQLNRRASSASQGLEMLALEGSLVSPSSVPINLDGNKGVERRPSKAGVDMNFMKKIPPGAEASNVLVGEVDFLEKPIIAFVRLSPAVLITGLTEVPVPTRFLFLLLGPHGKGPQYHEIGRSMATLMTDEIFHDVAYKAKDRTDLLSGIDEFLDQVTVLPPGEWDPTIRIEPPKNVPSQMKRKRPSQPNGTASPAGEHEKEEDHQAGPELQRTGRIFGGLVLDVKRKLPFYWSDIRDSLSLQCLASILFLYCACMSPVITFGGLLGEATKGNISAIESLFGASLTGVAYSLFAGQPLTILGSTGPVLVFEKILFKFCNDYSLSYLSLRTSIGLWTAFLCLVLVATDASSLVCYITRFTEEAFAALICIIFIYEALEKLFHLGEHYPVNMHNELDRLTVYSCQCSPPANVTDKLVQRWNQSGFTPDSIPWNNLSVSMCSKLEGEFLGPACGHHGPYIPDVLFWSIILFFTTFFLSSFLKQFKTERYFPTKVRSTISDFAVFITIMIMVLVDYLMGIPSPKLNVPDRFEPTSKNRGWLIDPLGSNPWWTLPMAALPALLCTILIFMDQQITAVIINRKEHKLKKGCGYHLDLLVVSVMLGICSIMGLPWFVAATVLSISHVNSLKVESGCSAPGEQPKFLGIREQRITGLMIFVLMGCSVFMTSALKFIPMPVLYGVFLYMGASSLKGIQFFDRIKLFGMPAKHQPDLIYLRYVPLWKVHIFTLVQLTCLVLLWVIKASAAAVVFPMMVLALVFVRKLLDLFFTKRELSWLDDLMPESKKKKEDDKKKKEREKLEEESRLLAEEELAMKVSFEGQNQLNIPVKTLSGSSDPMVVNISDEMAKTAVWKAVMSSADSCAPPVKHSGSQEKLSCVRVDVSPDTSGGIHGRDLPLKRGGASCPPPTSFHSTL
- the LOC101073075 gene encoding sodium bicarbonate cotransporter 3 isoform X5 translates to MDEPSEQMKPLLRTGLDEEALVDHGKSSFTTNTNYEKEDLESHRAVYVGVHVPLGRESRRRHRHRGHRHHRKRKERSSDEGKDDGRESPTYDTPSQRVQFILGTEDDDLEHVPHDLFTELDELSFRDGRATEWRETARWLKFEEDVEDGGERWSKPYVATLSLHSLFELRSCILNGTVMLDMRVSSIEEIADMVIDNMVASGQLDEDLRAKVREAMLKKHHHQNERKLSNRIPLVRSIADIGKKHSDPLLLERNGEGLSSSRLSLHKPGATSSDSNLPQRRESRVSVLLNHLLPSSYSNTGHSPGSSFLPTPQNSPASVRCSSQNLPCTHGAGPGPQGIPEVVVSPPEDDDPLTSTEEEAATPQLNRRASSASQGLEMLALEGSLVSPSSVPINLDGNKGVERRPSKAGVSRESSSVDFSKVDMNFMKKIPPGAEASNVLVGEVDFLEKPIIAFVRLSPAVLITGLTEVPVPTRFLFLLLGPHGKGPQYHEIGRSMATLMTDEIFHDVAYKAKDRTDLLSGIDEFLDQVTVLPPGEWDPTIRIEPPKNVPSQMKRKRPSQPNGTASPAGEHEKEEDHQAGPELQRTGRIFGGLVLDVKRKLPFYWSDIRDSLSLQCLASILFLYCACMSPVITFGGLLGEATKGNISAIESLFGASLTGVAYSLFAGQPLTILGSTGPVLVFEKILFKFCNDYSLSYLSLRTSIGLWTAFLCLVLVATDASSLVCYITRFTEEAFAALICIIFIYEALEKLFHLGEHYPVNMHNELDRLTVYSCQCSPPANVTDKLVQRWNQSGFTPDSIPWNNLSVSMCSKLEGEFLGPACGHHGPYIPDVLFWSIILFFTTFFLSSFLKQFKTERYFPTKVRSTISDFAVFITIMIMVLVDYLMGIPSPKLNVPDRFEPTSKNRGWLIDPLGSNPWWTLPMAALPALLCTILIFMDQQITAVIINRKEHKLKKGCGYHLDLLVVSVMLGICSIMGLPWFVAATVLSISHVNSLKVESGCSAPGEQPKFLGIREQRITGLMIFVLMGCSVFMTSALKFIPMPVLYGVFLYMGASSLKGIQFFDRIKLFGMPAKHQPDLIYLRYVPLWKVHIFTLVQLTCLVLLWVIKASAAAVVFPMMVLALVFVRKLLDLFFTKRELSWLDDLMPESKKKKEDDKKKKEREKLEEESRLLAEEELAMKVSFEGQNQLNIPVKTLSGSQEKLSCVRVDVSPDTSGGIHGRDLPLKRGGASCPPPTSFHSTL
- the LOC101073075 gene encoding sodium bicarbonate cotransporter 3 isoform X9; this encodes MDEPSEQMKPLLRTGLDEEALVDHGKSSFTTNTNYEKEDLESHRAVYVGVHVPLGRESRRRHRHRGHRHHRKRKERSSDEGKDDGRESPTYDTPSQRVQFILGTEDDDLEHVPHDLFTELDELSFRDGRATEWRETARWLKFEEDVEDGGERWSKPYVATLSLHSLFELRSCILNGTVMLDMRVSSIEEIADMVIDNMVASGQLDEDLRAKVREAMLKKHHHQNERKLSNRIPLVRSIADIGSLVSPSSVPINLDGNKGVERRPSKAGVSRESSSVDFSKVDMNFMKKIPPGAEASNVLVGEVDFLEKPIIAFVRLSPAVLITGLTEVPVPTRFLFLLLGPHGKGPQYHEIGRSMATLMTDEIFHDVAYKAKDRTDLLSGIDEFLDQVTVLPPGEWDPTIRIEPPKNVPSQMKRKRPSQPNGTASPAGEHEKEEDHQAGPELQRTGRIFGGLVLDVKRKLPFYWSDIRDSLSLQCLASILFLYCACMSPVITFGGLLGEATKGNISAIESLFGASLTGVAYSLFAGQPLTILGSTGPVLVFEKILFKFCNDYSLSYLSLRTSIGLWTAFLCLVLVATDASSLVCYITRFTEEAFAALICIIFIYEALEKLFHLGEHYPVNMHNELDRLTVYSCQCSPPANVTDKLVQRWNQSGFTPDSIPWNNLSVSMCSKLEGEFLGPACGHHGPYIPDVLFWSIILFFTTFFLSSFLKQFKTERYFPTKVRSTISDFAVFITIMIMVLVDYLMGIPSPKLNVPDRFEPTSKNRGWLIDPLGSNPWWTLPMAALPALLCTILIFMDQQITAVIINRKEHKLKKGCGYHLDLLVVSVMLGICSIMGLPWFVAATVLSISHVNSLKVESGCSAPGEQPKFLGIREQRITGLMIFVLMGCSVFMTSALKFIPMPVLYGVFLYMGASSLKGIQFFDRIKLFGMPAKHQPDLIYLRYVPLWKVHIFTLVQLTCLVLLWVIKASAAAVVFPMMVLALVFVRKLLDLFFTKRELSWLDDLMPESKKKKEDDKKKKEREKLEEESRLLAEEELAMKVSFEGQNQLNIPVKTLSGSSDPMVVNISDEMAKTAVWKAVMSSADSCAPPVKHSGSQEKLSCVRVDVSPDTSGGIHGRDLPLKRGGASCPPPTSFHSTL